The following proteins come from a genomic window of Populus alba chromosome 12, ASM523922v2, whole genome shotgun sequence:
- the LOC118046278 gene encoding uncharacterized protein, which translates to MATQKPKTTAPKPTTAVKHDDTEELKVVFDQFDANGDGKISASELGEVLKSTGSTYTTEELCRVMEDVDTNKDGHIDLAEFAQLCRSPSTATAASELRDAFDLYDQNGDGLISTAELHQVLSRLGMKCKVDECVKMIKNVDSDGDGCVNFEEFQKMMAANTGS; encoded by the coding sequence ATGGCAACCCAAAAACCCAAAACCACTGCACCAAAACCCACCACCGCCGTGAAACACGACGACACGGAGGAGCTCAAGGTGGTCTTTGACCAATTCGACGCAAACGGTGACGGCAAGATCTCAGCTTCGGAGCTCGGAGAAGTGCTGAAATCCACGGGGTCTACCTACACCACGGAGGAGCTCTGCCGCGTGATGGAGGATGTCGACACCAATAAGGACGGACACATTGATTTGGCAGAGTTTGCGCAGCTTTGTCGATCGCCCTCCACTGCGACCGCCGCCTCTGAGCTGAGGGACGCGTTTGATCTGTATGATCAGAACGGTGATGGGCTGATCTCAACGGCGGAGTTGCACCAGGTGCTGAGCCGGTTGGGGATGAAGTGTAAGGTGGACGAGTGCGTGAAGATGATTAAGAACGTTGACTCCGATGGTGATGGGTGTGttaattttgaggagtttcagAAGATGATGGCCGCTAACACGGGTTCCTAG